The nucleotide window GCCAGCGTCGGTAAATTAGTGCAGCCGTCATATTATAACTCTACTGAAAGTGAGAATTTTTTATTGTATTTCTGTAATTCACCACCGGGTTCCATCCCAAAATCGAACTGGATGTTCCTATAACCCACTCCAAATCCGTAGGTGGAGCCTTTGATCTTGCCGACCTCGTCGTAAACATACCCGGCGCGAAGCCCCAGTGCAGCCGCCCCCGCATATTGATACTCCACTCCGGCATGGTGCACCGCTTCCTTAAGCTCTTCCCTCCACGGCCTATCGTTTACCACCAGCATCTTGGTGATGTCATAAGCCGCGGTCAGCTTGGCCCAGCGGCCGTCCAGTACCTTATAGGCGGTTCCGGCCCGGATATTGCGGGAAAGAGGATCGGACTGTTCGGCGTCTATATAGACCAGCTTGGGGCCGATATTCTGAAGATTAGCGCCGAAAGACAGCCCCTTGAACGGCCCCCGGTACAGCAGGCCGAAATCCAAAGCCCAGGTGGTGGCCACGCCCTTGCCCTGGCTACCTTCCGCCCCGAAAGGGGCCAGATGGGAATGGATAAGTTTTAGGTTTACTCCACCGGCCAGGGCGTTGAATATTTCATTGCCATAGGAAATGATAGGAGAGAATTCGTAGCTGGAGAACTCTCCGTAATCTTCACCGTTGGATCCGGTATGCT belongs to bacterium and includes:
- a CDS encoding PorV/PorQ family protein, which gives rise to QILVGRGYTGDPAILNRALLAEYYPEWFGAAKKKTDPYQYLKSLMNPASLAELDNHFKGRGVSNDGRQLLLADINLIISGVDFYQKEQWDNHAIPVEAQELLAEGTGNLSLMDLRKMNRMMLEALYPSEMVRIGQDKSYASLMHSPWLSEIWSDVGDMYYEYISYVQPYKDWGVFGGSVIFISEGTSQHTGSNGEDYGEFSSYEFSPIISYGNEIFNALAGGVNLKLIHSHLAPFGAEGSQGKGVATTWALDFGLLYRGPFKGLSFGANLQNIGPKLVYIDAEQSDPLSRNIRAGTAYKVLDGRWAKLTAAYDITKMLVVNDRPWREELKEAVHHAGVEYQYAGAAALGLRAGYVYDEVGKIKGSTYGFGVGYRNIQFDFGMEPGGELQKYNKKFSLSVEL